Sequence from the Bacillus mesophilus genome:
AACCTTTAAGTGGTTCAAAGAAAGTAAAAAATCATAATCATACTCGCCAGAAAAACAACCAAGGACATGATATGTAATTAGTCCAATTGTTTTAGCACTTTAATAACCTCATCGATTTCGGTATGATGTATGGTTCTTAGGTCAAAAATAACTTGATTGTTTTTTACCCTCGTAATAATTGAGGGGTTGCTTTGCCGGAGCTCCTTACTCAGGAGCTCCGCATTTTTTTGAAGATGTTTTATTGCCACAACAAATGTAGTTAGTTCCACATCAGGCATTGTTCCTCCACCTACTTGAGAAACATCCTGTTCAATTTTTGACATGTACTTGGTAGTATTTAATTGATCTACAAATCCTTCAGCTTTTTGTAGAATGTCGGTTGGTTTACTTAGCATGTCTCGTATAACTGGAATCTTCATTATCTGTTCATTACCTTTTAAGTAGGCAGAAAGGGTTGCTTCTAGTGCTGCAAAAGTG
This genomic interval carries:
- a CDS encoding small acid-soluble spore protein P, coding for MDKRRDELMAKKPHKKNENTSQPEPLSGSKKVKNHNHTRQKNNQGHDM